The following proteins come from a genomic window of Nautilia profundicola AmH:
- the dnaG gene encoding DNA primase, with protein MIKPESIENLKSIIDIVDVIGNYVQLKKQGSNYTALCPFHSEKTPSFVVSPAKQIYHCFGCGASGDAIKFVMDVEKLSYPEAIEKLANLYNFKLEYTKSGSNIRADILEKVNAFYIQELYKNKFAYDYLKQRGINDSTIEKFALGYAPDSMKQFQFFKNANLNINELKALGVLSENGEYPRLIERITFPIFSASGKIIAMGGRTITNHPAKYINFTNTKIFNKSKTFYGLNFAREHILRKKEAIIVEGYMDVIMLHQAGYNTAIATLGTALTPDHLPQLQKLGAKILLSYDSDSAGINAALKASKLLFRSFFEGGVILFPEGLDPADVVKSGNDLNEYFKNQIPFLEFIIEYTIKKYDIKNPLQKKQALDELKEYIFTLPEILQESFVNKAAQYLQISPKLLLIRRSNQPQATGNKKIEIAEASIIKTLYENPHLMDEIVEYLSPDMFKTHRHELSLVYQEKFDDPALLDIVLREDVLCLNMEALKKQIIKLLIPYYQQKVLELKTSNLPTDEKMHKLKILNYKILQLKKGELVESDSTI; from the coding sequence ATGATAAAACCTGAATCGATAGAAAACTTAAAAAGTATTATAGATATTGTTGATGTTATTGGAAATTACGTCCAATTAAAAAAGCAAGGAAGCAATTATACCGCTCTGTGCCCCTTTCACAGTGAAAAGACTCCAAGCTTCGTAGTAAGCCCCGCTAAACAGATATATCATTGTTTCGGATGCGGTGCAAGCGGTGATGCCATAAAGTTCGTAATGGATGTAGAAAAACTCTCTTACCCTGAAGCCATAGAGAAACTTGCTAATTTATATAACTTCAAACTTGAATACACAAAATCTGGCAGCAATATAAGAGCCGATATTTTGGAAAAAGTAAACGCCTTTTATATTCAGGAGCTGTATAAAAACAAATTTGCATATGATTATTTAAAACAAAGAGGCATAAACGATTCTACAATAGAAAAATTCGCTCTCGGTTATGCGCCGGACAGTATGAAACAGTTTCAATTTTTCAAAAACGCAAATTTAAATATCAATGAATTAAAAGCTCTCGGAGTGCTTTCAGAAAACGGGGAATATCCGAGACTCATTGAAAGAATTACGTTTCCGATATTTTCCGCAAGCGGCAAAATTATCGCCATGGGCGGTAGAACGATTACAAACCATCCCGCTAAATATATAAATTTCACAAATACAAAAATATTTAATAAATCAAAAACGTTTTACGGACTTAATTTTGCAAGGGAACATATATTAAGAAAAAAAGAAGCTATTATCGTTGAAGGCTATATGGATGTGATAATGCTCCACCAGGCCGGTTATAACACAGCAATAGCGACACTCGGAACGGCACTTACACCGGATCATCTGCCGCAATTACAAAAACTGGGCGCAAAAATACTTCTTTCATACGACAGCGACAGTGCGGGAATTAATGCGGCTTTGAAAGCTTCAAAGCTTTTATTCAGATCGTTTTTTGAAGGTGGGGTTATACTTTTCCCCGAAGGGCTTGACCCTGCGGATGTTGTAAAAAGCGGCAATGATTTAAATGAATATTTTAAAAATCAGATACCTTTTTTAGAGTTTATAATCGAATATACGATTAAAAAATACGACATCAAAAATCCTCTACAAAAAAAACAGGCTTTGGACGAACTTAAAGAATACATATTTACACTTCCTGAAATTTTACAAGAAAGCTTTGTAAACAAAGCGGCTCAGTATTTACAAATTTCACCTAAACTGCTGCTTATCAGAAGATCAAATCAGCCGCAGGCAACCGGAAATAAAAAAATAGAAATTGCCGAAGCTTCTATTATTAAAACATTATACGAAAACCCGCATTTAATGGACGAAATTGTGGAATATTTAAGTCCGGATATGTTTAAGACACACAGACACGAACTCTCTCTTGTGTATCAGGAAAAATTTGACGATCCCGCACTTCTTGATATTGTATTAAGAGAAGATGTACTGTGTTTGAATATGGAAGCTCTGAAAAAACAGATTATAAAACTTTTAATTCCGTATTATCAACAAAAAGTACTTGAACTAAAAACATCAAATTTACCGACGGATGAAAAAATGCATAAGCTTAAAATTCTAAATTATAAAATACTGCAGTTGAAAAAAGGAGAACTTGTTGAAAGCGATAGCACTATTTAG
- a CDS encoding argininosuccinate synthase domain-containing protein produces MKAIALFSGGLDSALAIKLIQEQNIEIEGVYIDVGFETNKQKTEHLQKLADELGIKLTVLDIKEQYIKEILFNPVYGYGKNMNPCIDCHANMIRVAKEYMKKTDAKFIISGEVVGQRPMSQRLPALNAVNKLANAEGLVLRPLSAKLLPPTVPEIEGWVERDKLLGISGRDRKIQLELAKKYGLENFESPGGGCLLTDINFSKRLKDFSKTLQLTPHEIDILKVGRHFNIDGYKIIISRKAEENPVLKEYNGELFEKIFPKGFPGPIGLIQKDAPENIKKLSADMLISYTRENNGDVIVGDKIYKAEKKDKSEFAKYLI; encoded by the coding sequence TTGAAAGCGATAGCACTATTTAGCGGAGGGCTGGATTCCGCCCTTGCCATTAAACTGATTCAGGAACAAAACATTGAAATTGAAGGCGTTTATATTGACGTAGGTTTTGAAACAAATAAACAAAAAACCGAACATTTGCAAAAACTTGCCGATGAACTCGGAATCAAACTGACCGTTTTAGATATAAAAGAACAGTACATAAAAGAAATACTTTTTAACCCTGTATACGGATACGGTAAAAATATGAACCCGTGTATCGACTGCCATGCAAACATGATAAGAGTGGCAAAAGAGTACATGAAAAAAACGGATGCCAAATTCATAATAAGCGGTGAAGTCGTAGGACAAAGACCGATGAGCCAAAGACTGCCGGCACTTAATGCGGTAAATAAACTCGCAAATGCCGAAGGACTTGTATTAAGACCACTGAGCGCTAAACTGCTTCCCCCTACCGTTCCTGAAATTGAAGGATGGGTTGAGAGGGATAAACTTTTAGGAATCAGCGGCAGAGACAGGAAAATACAATTAGAACTTGCAAAAAAATACGGACTTGAAAACTTTGAAAGTCCCGGAGGCGGATGTCTTTTAACAGATATAAACTTTTCAAAAAGACTTAAAGACTTTTCAAAAACACTGCAGTTAACTCCTCATGAAATAGATATTTTAAAAGTCGGAAGACATTTTAACATAGACGGATATAAAATTATTATTTCAAGAAAAGCTGAAGAAAACCCTGTACTAAAAGAATACAACGGTGAACTGTTTGAAAAAATATTCCCTAAAGGTTTTCCAGGCCCTATAGGACTTATACAAAAAGATGCTCCAGAAAATATAAAAAAGCTTTCGGCCGATATGTTAATAAGCTATACAAGAGAAAACAACGGAGATGTTATTGTAGGTGATAAAATATATAAAGCGGAAAAAAAAGATAAAAGTGAATTTGCTAAATACTTAATTTAA
- a CDS encoding substrate-binding periplasmic protein: MKKLIILLSALFVFAADINICDDSAQWPPFTFYQKTDNGKKLTGLTVELVDEVFKRIHKTYNIDLIPWKRCLYLVKNYDKTKKYEMFMDGTYTKQRAKDYYLTSPIYSTHNVAWFSTKKFTKEQIKNLLLSNPDSLKYCDVNGYQIEMYYKKLGLSKNVKIDQGAKSSCDVLKKISKGRCDVMIASKEGIIGYSLTGKCNIPKDISYVKLPVFKETKFYFFISKKYPKAKELLLQINKALEEIKKDGTYKKIEEKWLNVLN; this comes from the coding sequence ATGAAAAAGTTAATTATACTCTTAAGCGCACTTTTTGTATTTGCCGCGGATATTAATATTTGTGACGATTCGGCTCAATGGCCTCCTTTTACATTTTATCAAAAAACCGACAACGGTAAAAAACTGACGGGACTTACGGTTGAGCTTGTTGATGAAGTTTTTAAAAGAATACACAAAACTTATAATATAGATTTGATTCCATGGAAAAGATGTCTGTATTTAGTTAAAAATTATGACAAAACCAAAAAATACGAAATGTTTATGGACGGTACATATACAAAACAAAGAGCAAAAGATTATTATTTAACATCTCCGATATATTCAACTCATAACGTGGCATGGTTTTCAACTAAAAAGTTCACAAAAGAGCAAATTAAAAATTTATTATTAAGCAATCCCGATAGTTTAAAATATTGTGATGTTAACGGATATCAGATTGAAATGTATTATAAAAAACTTGGACTGAGTAAAAACGTAAAAATAGACCAGGGTGCAAAAAGCTCATGTGATGTTTTAAAGAAGATTTCAAAAGGCAGATGTGATGTGATGATTGCTTCAAAAGAGGGTATTATTGGATATAGTTTAACGGGAAAATGTAATATACCTAAAGATATCAGTTATGTTAAACTGCCTGTTTTTAAAGAAACAAAATTTTATTTTTTTATATCCAAAAAATATCCTAAAGCAAAAGAATTGCTTTTACAGATAAATAAAGCTTTAGAGGAGATTAAAAAAGACGGAACATATAAAAAAATAGAAGAAAAATGGCTTAATGTATTAAATTAA
- a CDS encoding SpoIIE family protein phosphatase, with amino-acid sequence MDNIRKSIFFKVALIIIILQAAVLFFVAVLIQNYQMSLIERLSNQQHQFIKNFIEHQKINQTAKAVENIKDLLDILKGTIGYSLYNLDEENLKKIIKSLLKKEVIKSVYIYDQSTNSIYIAGYKRNGKIIISNNIPDEYKKYSSIKNDIFFNNEKLGYIEVYYDMSEIIDKLNFERNKAVELLNKNFAQINKNLKEDQKYLYLYFFLATILVTFIVVFVLLKLVNKPLKELKKGLKSFFDFLSNPGKKVRPIQITTQDEFGEIANFANNGIIISSKLHTELAELMKIVDKYVAIVEFDEKGKILNLTEAFCKMVGFSKDYLLEKDLSFFKLDKELIEKIEKNGVYETEVHLFENIWLKSTFTKKQISISGINEYVWISFDVTSQKEVEFMKNNLEVMLDQKSKEIKKLHELTMDSIKYASFIQYAILPPKQLFDEAFEDYFIIWEPKNIVGGDIYLFEKIAENEYILMVIDATGHGVAGAFMTILIKAIERQVIYNLTKEEISPAKILFEFNKNIKTILQQFDKTSSSNAGFDGGVAYINLNTKTIKFAGANVSLFYVDEGEVKTVKGDRYSVGYRQCEMDYEYKEHELSFEKDAFYITTDGYVDQNGGEKGFPFGKKRFKNIIKNNYNKPFEVQKEIFKNELKAYQNTYERNDDITIIGFKGAK; translated from the coding sequence ATGGATAACATAAGAAAAAGCATATTTTTTAAGGTAGCATTGATAATTATAATATTACAAGCGGCAGTTTTGTTTTTTGTTGCAGTTTTGATACAAAATTATCAAATGTCTTTAATAGAACGATTAAGCAATCAACAACATCAATTTATTAAAAACTTTATAGAACATCAAAAAATAAACCAGACCGCAAAAGCAGTAGAGAATATAAAAGATCTTTTGGATATTTTAAAAGGAACTATCGGCTATTCTTTATATAACCTTGATGAAGAAAACCTTAAAAAAATAATCAAATCACTATTGAAAAAAGAAGTAATTAAAAGCGTGTATATTTATGATCAATCAACAAACAGTATCTATATCGCAGGATATAAACGCAACGGCAAAATTATTATTTCCAATAATATTCCGGATGAATATAAAAAATATTCATCGATTAAAAACGATATTTTTTTTAATAATGAAAAATTAGGTTATATTGAAGTTTATTATGACATGAGTGAAATTATAGACAAATTGAATTTTGAAAGGAATAAAGCCGTAGAATTATTAAATAAAAATTTTGCGCAAATCAATAAGAACCTTAAAGAAGATCAAAAATATTTATATTTATATTTCTTTTTGGCTACTATACTCGTAACATTTATCGTTGTTTTTGTTTTATTAAAACTTGTTAACAAACCTCTAAAAGAGTTGAAAAAAGGTTTAAAGAGCTTTTTTGATTTTCTTTCAAATCCGGGTAAAAAAGTAAGGCCAATTCAAATAACTACACAGGATGAATTCGGGGAGATAGCCAACTTTGCAAATAACGGGATTATAATAAGTTCAAAACTGCATACGGAACTTGCAGAGCTTATGAAAATAGTAGATAAATATGTTGCAATTGTGGAATTTGATGAAAAAGGAAAGATATTAAATCTTACTGAAGCTTTTTGTAAAATGGTAGGTTTTTCAAAAGATTATCTGCTTGAAAAAGATTTGAGCTTTTTTAAATTAGATAAAGAACTTATTGAAAAAATAGAAAAAAACGGAGTATACGAAACGGAAGTTCATTTATTTGAAAACATATGGCTTAAATCGACTTTTACAAAAAAACAGATTTCAATTAGCGGTATAAATGAATATGTTTGGATTTCATTTGATGTAACCTCTCAAAAAGAAGTGGAATTTATGAAAAACAATTTGGAAGTGATGTTAGACCAAAAATCTAAAGAAATAAAAAAACTGCATGAATTAACAATGGACAGTATAAAGTATGCTTCGTTTATTCAATATGCAATTTTACCTCCTAAACAGTTGTTTGATGAGGCGTTTGAAGATTATTTTATTATTTGGGAACCTAAAAATATAGTAGGCGGTGATATTTATCTATTTGAAAAAATAGCCGAAAACGAATATATTTTAATGGTTATTGATGCTACGGGACACGGTGTGGCCGGTGCTTTTATGACTATACTTATTAAGGCGATTGAAAGACAGGTTATATATAATTTAACAAAAGAAGAAATTTCTCCGGCTAAAATTCTTTTTGAATTTAATAAAAATATCAAAACAATTTTACAACAGTTTGATAAAACTTCGTCATCTAATGCAGGTTTCGACGGAGGAGTGGCGTATATTAATTTAAATACCAAAACTATTAAGTTTGCGGGTGCTAATGTTTCACTGTTTTATGTTGACGAAGGTGAAGTGAAAACCGTTAAAGGTGACAGGTATTCGGTAGGATACAGACAGTGTGAGATGGATTATGAATATAAAGAACATGAACTATCTTTTGAAAAAGACGCTTTTTATATTACAACAGACGGTTATGTCGATCAAAACGGAGGTGAGAAAGGATTTCCTTTTGGAAAAAAAAGATTTAAAAATATTATAAAAAATAACTATAATAAACCGTTTGAAGTTCAAAAAGAAATATTTAAAAATGAACTAAAAGCATATCAAAATACGTATGAAAGAAATGACGATATTACTATCATCGGATTTAAAGGAGCGAAATGA
- the mrdA gene encoding penicillin-binding protein 2: protein MRTKIVLSIILVFYAVLIYRVYDLSVKSNEKYKKLSLQNRQKEILIAPVRGVIYDRKGNPVAYNELRFDIALKPHLKKEDLIEAVQELTDTLNDINASKILQIYNKENSPYNHKPIVLLKYLNEDVIYKIQPFLSLNNNIIITPSYLRKYPYKDILSNVLGYVSKANVKDLQRNKTIELTQISGKRGIEKYYDDILQGEPGKKDVIVNAKNEILKEVSFTKPKSHTLTLSIDTTLQKYIYNLLKKENKKGAVVVMKTNGEILALVTYPSFDNNLFVKGIDFNTWNKLIHDIYNPLLNKPVSGIYPPGSTVKPAEGLIAAASRKWNPWKKIYCPGFLEIGNRKFRDWKVGGHGEVDLIKAIKRSVDVYYYKIGLRLGIDYIAKNLRKMGFGEKTGIDLPNEKKGIVPDKEWKIKRYHQPWFIGETLNAVIGQGYFLATPLQVAVNTALLASGKLPKPYIVKKIDSNVTKPVLKDVLTKKEKSYLGLVRRGMWAVCNAPGGTATNYLNTKVTIAGKTGTAQVYSIPQEVKKRKREDELKYFHRSHAWLTTYGPYRRPQVVVTVLIEHGGHGGHAAGGIVSRIYDYLVDNGYIKLR, encoded by the coding sequence ATGCGAACTAAAATCGTATTAAGTATTATTTTGGTGTTTTACGCCGTATTAATATACAGAGTCTATGATTTAAGCGTTAAATCCAATGAAAAATATAAAAAACTTTCATTACAGAACAGACAAAAAGAAATTTTAATAGCTCCTGTAAGAGGAGTGATTTATGACAGAAAAGGTAATCCGGTTGCGTATAATGAATTAAGATTTGATATAGCTCTTAAGCCGCACCTGAAAAAAGAGGATTTAATAGAAGCTGTTCAAGAACTTACTGATACGTTGAATGATATAAACGCTTCTAAAATTTTGCAAATTTATAATAAAGAGAATTCACCGTACAATCATAAACCGATTGTGCTTTTAAAATATTTAAATGAAGATGTCATTTATAAAATCCAGCCTTTTTTGAGTTTGAATAATAATATAATAATCACACCGAGTTATTTAAGGAAATATCCTTATAAAGATATACTTTCCAATGTTTTAGGTTATGTTTCCAAAGCCAATGTAAAAGATTTACAAAGAAATAAAACGATAGAACTTACGCAGATTTCAGGAAAACGGGGAATAGAGAAATATTATGATGATATTTTACAGGGTGAACCCGGCAAAAAAGACGTAATCGTCAATGCAAAAAACGAAATTTTAAAAGAGGTTTCGTTTACAAAGCCAAAATCTCATACCTTAACCTTAAGCATAGATACAACACTGCAGAAATATATATACAATTTACTAAAAAAAGAAAATAAAAAAGGTGCGGTTGTTGTAATGAAAACAAACGGTGAAATCCTTGCCCTTGTTACTTATCCGAGTTTTGATAATAATTTATTTGTAAAAGGGATTGATTTTAATACATGGAATAAACTTATTCATGATATTTATAACCCTCTTCTAAATAAACCTGTAAGCGGTATATATCCTCCGGGTTCGACTGTTAAACCAGCCGAAGGACTTATAGCGGCTGCAAGCAGAAAATGGAACCCTTGGAAAAAAATATACTGTCCCGGATTTTTGGAAATAGGTAACAGAAAGTTTAGGGATTGGAAAGTAGGCGGTCATGGTGAGGTCGACTTAATTAAAGCTATAAAAAGAAGTGTCGACGTATATTATTATAAAATAGGATTACGTTTGGGAATAGATTATATTGCGAAAAACCTGCGTAAAATGGGCTTTGGAGAAAAAACGGGAATTGATCTTCCCAATGAAAAAAAAGGTATAGTTCCTGATAAAGAATGGAAAATAAAAAGATATCATCAGCCTTGGTTTATAGGAGAAACCCTTAATGCAGTAATCGGTCAGGGTTATTTTTTGGCAACGCCTTTACAGGTTGCTGTAAATACCGCACTACTTGCAAGCGGGAAACTGCCAAAGCCGTATATTGTTAAAAAAATAGATTCGAATGTTACAAAACCGGTATTGAAAGATGTACTTACAAAAAAGGAAAAGAGTTATTTAGGACTTGTACGAAGAGGTATGTGGGCGGTATGTAACGCTCCTGGCGGTACAGCTACAAACTATCTGAATACAAAAGTAACAATAGCCGGGAAAACGGGAACGGCACAGGTATATTCTATACCTCAGGAAGTTAAAAAAAGAAAAAGAGAAGACGAACTTAAATATTTTCACCGTTCTCATGCATGGCTTACTACTTACGGTCCTTACAGAAGACCGCAGGTTGTTGTAACGGTATTAATAGAACACGGAGGGCATGGTGGGCATGCAGCAGGTGGTATTGTGAGTCGGATTTATGATTATCTTGTAGACAACGGTTATATAAAATTACGATGA
- a CDS encoding N-acetyltransferase, giving the protein MKNVEIKKPTLRDIIDIQSVLEPYVKEGVILKRDDDEVATNIRSYTLVYNEKKPVGVAALHVFSPFLGEIRSLAVDKDFQGKGLGKLLVDTLLKEAKELGLKEVLVLTYKREFFEKLGFIEIDKEAIPDKKIWADCIKCKFFPNCNEIALIKYL; this is encoded by the coding sequence ATGAAAAATGTAGAAATAAAAAAGCCTACATTAAGAGATATTATAGATATACAGAGTGTTCTTGAGCCTTATGTTAAAGAAGGCGTTATCTTAAAAAGAGATGATGATGAGGTGGCTACAAATATTCGTTCATATACGTTAGTGTATAATGAAAAAAAACCTGTCGGTGTGGCTGCTTTGCATGTTTTTTCTCCTTTTTTGGGTGAAATTCGTTCGTTAGCCGTGGATAAAGATTTTCAAGGTAAAGGTCTGGGAAAACTGTTGGTTGATACGTTATTAAAAGAAGCGAAAGAGTTGGGGTTAAAAGAAGTTCTCGTTTTAACATATAAAAGAGAGTTTTTTGAAAAATTAGGTTTTATTGAAATAGATAAAGAAGCGATTCCAGATAAAAAAATATGGGCGGACTGTATAAAATGCAAATTTTTTCCGAACTGCAACGAAATAGCTCTAATCAAATATTTATAA
- the yihA gene encoding ribosome biogenesis GTP-binding protein YihA/YsxC, with product MKVKFITSAPSIKEAIEPNFTEVALLGRSNVGKSSFLNAFTNQKIAKTSQTPGKTRLINFFEVEDDGKKYVLVDLPGFGYAKVSKSMLKDWGKNLDEFLKNRFNIKLFIHLRDARHPDLDIDNNVDEYINSFKRKDQQLLTIFTKIDKLKQSELAKLKQKYPDALYVSNMKKRGFDQVKRKINEILWGM from the coding sequence ATGAAAGTGAAGTTTATAACGTCCGCACCTTCGATAAAAGAGGCGATTGAACCTAATTTTACGGAAGTGGCGCTACTTGGTAGGAGTAATGTCGGTAAAAGCAGTTTTTTGAATGCTTTTACCAATCAAAAAATAGCAAAAACTTCCCAAACACCAGGTAAAACAAGGTTGATTAATTTTTTTGAAGTGGAAGATGACGGAAAAAAATACGTTTTGGTGGATTTACCTGGATTCGGATATGCAAAAGTAAGCAAATCTATGCTTAAAGACTGGGGAAAAAACTTAGATGAGTTTTTAAAAAACAGATTTAATATTAAACTTTTTATTCATTTAAGAGATGCAAGACACCCTGATTTAGACATTGATAATAATGTTGATGAATATATCAATTCATTTAAAAGAAAAGATCAGCAGCTTCTTACGATTTTTACTAAAATAGATAAATTAAAACAGAGCGAACTTGCAAAACTTAAACAAAAATATCCTGATGCTTTATATGTATCAAATATGAAAAAAAGAGGTTTTGATCAGGTAAAAAGAAAGATTAACGAAATCTTATGGGGAATGTAA
- the lptA gene encoding lipopolysaccharide transport periplasmic protein LptA, whose amino-acid sequence MKKILFVLMFLFICVNAEELKVTSKYFHYDMAKKESIFKGDVNATKGKDNILADEMIIFFDKNKKPLKFIATGNVRFVISLDKNATYKGRSDILVYQLHNGNIILKGNAKIVKLETNESVKGNKIILNRFTKNAEVTGGEKKPVEIIIKVNE is encoded by the coding sequence ATGAAAAAAATTCTTTTTGTTTTAATGTTTTTATTTATTTGTGTAAACGCGGAAGAGCTGAAAGTTACAAGTAAATATTTTCATTATGATATGGCTAAAAAAGAGAGTATATTCAAAGGAGATGTAAACGCTACAAAAGGAAAAGACAATATATTGGCAGATGAAATGATTATATTTTTTGATAAAAATAAAAAACCATTAAAATTTATAGCGACAGGCAATGTAAGGTTTGTGATTTCTCTTGATAAAAACGCCACATATAAAGGTAGAAGTGACATACTTGTGTATCAATTACATAACGGTAACATAATTTTAAAAGGCAATGCTAAAATTGTCAAATTAGAAACAAACGAAAGTGTTAAAGGTAATAAAATAATATTAAACAGATTTACTAAAAATGCTGAAGTGACAGGTGGAGAAAAAAAACCGGTGGAAATTATTATAAAGGTTAATGAATGA
- a CDS encoding KdsC family phosphatase, with protein sequence MIELIVIDVDGTLTDGKIYYSNSGDEIKAFNIKDGLMIKSWNTLGKKSAIITGRVSNIVDRRAKELDITFVKQGVRNKKEVLDSIIEELGISYSEVAVIGDDMNDLSMLSLVKKSFAPYDANPYIYDFVNFPLKKNGGEGAVAEMIEVLLKEEKLYDKFLALW encoded by the coding sequence ATGATAGAGCTTATTGTTATTGATGTGGACGGAACGCTTACTGATGGAAAGATATATTATTCAAACAGTGGGGATGAGATTAAGGCTTTTAATATTAAAGACGGTCTAATGATTAAAAGCTGGAATACACTGGGTAAAAAAAGCGCAATTATTACAGGTAGGGTTTCCAATATAGTAGATAGACGCGCTAAAGAACTTGACATCACGTTTGTAAAACAGGGTGTAAGAAACAAAAAAGAAGTTTTAGATTCGATAATAGAAGAGCTTGGTATCAGTTATTCGGAAGTTGCCGTAATTGGAGACGATATGAATGATTTATCTATGCTTAGTCTCGTGAAAAAATCTTTTGCGCCTTATGATGCCAATCCATATATTTACGATTTCGTAAACTTTCCTTTGAAGAAAAACGGTGGTGAAGGTGCGGTTGCTGAAATGATAGAAGTGTTGCTAAAAGAAGAAAAATTGTATGATAAGTTTTTAGCGCTATGGTAA
- the hisB gene encoding imidazoleglycerol-phosphate dehydratase HisB, which translates to MTEIRRETKETKIEVKLEINGSGKSNISTGVGFFDHMLEALAKHSGMDLEVFCDGDIYVDYHHTVEDVGIVLGEALFNEVYPVQNIERYANAVAILDEAAVEVDLDIGGRPYLVYDLPREGMIKDFDMELVEEFFKSLVFNFKIAAHIIYKRGTNKHHIVESAFKSFAVALRRALSYRESGIPSTKGII; encoded by the coding sequence ATGACTGAAATAAGAAGAGAAACTAAAGAGACGAAAATAGAGGTAAAACTTGAAATAAACGGAAGCGGAAAGTCTAATATTTCCACTGGTGTCGGTTTTTTTGATCATATGCTTGAGGCTTTGGCAAAACACAGCGGAATGGATTTGGAAGTCTTTTGTGACGGTGATATTTATGTGGATTATCACCATACTGTAGAAGATGTCGGAATAGTATTGGGAGAAGCGCTTTTTAATGAAGTTTATCCTGTTCAAAATATTGAAAGATATGCTAATGCTGTAGCAATACTTGACGAAGCAGCTGTAGAAGTTGATTTGGATATCGGAGGAAGGCCTTATCTGGTATATGATTTACCAAGAGAAGGTATGATTAAAGATTTTGATATGGAACTTGTAGAGGAGTTTTTTAAATCTCTTGTTTTCAATTTCAAAATTGCAGCTCATATTATTTATAAAAGAGGAACAAACAAACACCATATTGTTGAGAGTGCTTTTAAATCTTTTGCGGTTGCTTTAAGAAGGGCGCTTTCTTACAGAGAAAGCGGAATACCATCAACTAAAGGGATCATTTAA
- a CDS encoding septal ring lytic transglycosylase RlpA family protein has translation MRKVVLSFVLLLLFTGCTQRYVTEVYETPGVKKSTQKAYSVNGSVYYPKSTVPLGWSQRGIASWYGPNFHGKYTSNGEIYNMYAFTAAHKTLPMDTMVKVTNLNNGKSVIVRINDRGPFVRGRIIDLSYVAGKQIGLDRTGTAPVKITVIGFKGKNYVTGYMIQIGAFLRKGGAEFTAKKYRDLGYNTKVLKRGDFYKVFIVGFKSYSDAKRFKLSHKLNGFIVGD, from the coding sequence ATGAGAAAAGTAGTATTGTCTTTTGTCTTGTTGTTATTGTTTACGGGTTGTACACAAAGGTATGTAACTGAAGTTTATGAAACTCCGGGTGTGAAAAAAAGTACACAAAAAGCTTATAGCGTAAACGGTAGTGTGTATTATCCTAAAAGTACGGTTCCTCTTGGTTGGAGCCAAAGAGGTATTGCGAGCTGGTACGGACCTAATTTTCACGGTAAGTACACAAGTAACGGAGAGATATACAATATGTATGCTTTTACCGCTGCTCATAAAACACTTCCTATGGATACTATGGTAAAAGTCACTAATCTAAATAACGGAAAAAGCGTAATTGTCAGAATTAATGATAGAGGACCGTTTGTTAGAGGAAGAATTATTGACTTGAGCTACGTGGCCGGTAAACAGATTGGGCTTGACAGAACCGGAACAGCGCCTGTTAAAATAACCGTGATAGGATTCAAAGGTAAAAATTACGTGACCGGATATATGATCCAAATCGGAGCGTTTTTAAGAAAAGGCGGGGCTGAATTTACCGCTAAAAAATACAGAGACTTAGGGTATAATACGAAAGTATTAAAAAGAGGAGATTTTTATAAAGTTTTCATAGTCGGATTTAAATCTTATTCAGATGCGAAAAGATTTAAACTGTCTCATAAATTAAACGGATTTATTGTAGGAGATTAA